Proteins co-encoded in one Cytobacillus sp. NJ13 genomic window:
- the smc gene encoding chromosome segregation protein SMC has protein sequence MFLKRLDVIGFKSFAERITVDFVPGVTAVVGPNGSGKSNITDAIRWVLGEQSAKSLRGAKMEDVIFAGSDSRRAQNFAEVTLTLDNGDQGLPIEYSEVSVTRRVYRSGDSEYLINKQTCRLKDIVDLFMDSGLGREAFSIISQGRVEEILNSKAEERRTIFEEAAGVLKYKTRKKKAEGKLSETQDNLNRVNDILHELESQVEPLKIQASIAKDYLQQKEELEKIEVALTVYEIEELHSKWEQLSRQLEQHTEDEMKLSAVIQNKEAKMEELKDHIAAIDESVNDLQDVLLHASEELEKLEGRKEVLKERKKNASQNKDQLHRNMEELSMKITELKEQEEKQSALKGKVKAEAVKLQKALKEKQDQLKLFSENTEEKIESLKSDYIEVLNSQAASRNELQNIDQQLNQQGQRSSKLEMDNEKYIADRKKNEEKKQKIQSDLESLQKEIESQVHVFRTEDRKLESLKNNYQKQEKTLYQAYQYLQQAKSRQEMLEEMEEDFSGFFQGVKEVLKARGSKLQGIEGAVAELIQVPKEYETAIETALGGAMQHIIVQTEQDGRSAIQFLKKNSYGRATFLPLSVVKGKKLNNGQLQSVQGHPAFIGEAASLIQFEGRHQSAIENLLGNVVISRDLKGANELAKLLQYRVRLVTIDGDVVNPGGSMTGGAVKQKSTSILSRKGELEELKSRIVDMESKTANLEKQVKLQKSEIQKQETRIEQLRKTGEELRLMEQKVKGELLEVEFEEKSINERLSLYDMDKAQFSEDRERLLIRKSELADLLEQQQKQIADLDNEIKALTERKNTQQTSKETVVYEINELKISFASKSEQLNHAEDKLAAINSELAVNREKLKTVKEDLELLSSEMTNSSSGEQHLEEAAQQKLKEKNETLELIASRRDERLKLQTSLEDLELEAKELKRQHKGLVEVLKDEEVKQNRLDVELENRLNHLREEYLLSFEGAKEEYPLQIEIDEARKKVKLIKLAIEELGAVNLGAIEEYDRVSERYEFLLEQKTDLQEAKDTLFQVIDEMDVEMKRRFEETFAGIRFHFESVFQSLFGGGRADLRLTQPDDLLNTGVEIVAQPPGKKLQNLGLLSGGERALTAIALLFSILKVRPVPFCILDEVEAALDEANVQRFSQYLKRYSDETQFIVITHRKGTMEEADVLYGVTMQESGVSKLVSVRLEETRELITQ, from the coding sequence TTGTTTTTAAAAAGGCTTGATGTTATTGGTTTTAAGTCATTTGCTGAGCGGATAACGGTTGATTTTGTTCCTGGCGTCACAGCAGTTGTAGGTCCAAATGGAAGCGGAAAAAGCAATATAACAGATGCCATACGCTGGGTTTTGGGTGAACAATCAGCTAAGTCCCTTCGCGGCGCGAAAATGGAGGATGTTATTTTTGCTGGCAGTGATTCCCGGAGGGCGCAGAATTTTGCTGAGGTGACACTGACCCTTGATAACGGCGATCAGGGGCTGCCGATCGAATATAGCGAAGTCAGTGTTACAAGAAGGGTCTACCGATCTGGAGACAGTGAATACCTAATCAATAAGCAAACATGCAGACTAAAAGATATCGTAGATTTATTTATGGATTCAGGCCTTGGCAGGGAAGCTTTTTCAATAATAAGCCAGGGCAGGGTAGAAGAAATTCTAAACAGCAAAGCTGAAGAACGCCGGACGATATTCGAAGAAGCGGCAGGCGTGCTTAAATATAAGACAAGAAAGAAAAAAGCGGAAGGCAAACTTTCTGAAACCCAGGATAATTTAAACAGGGTGAATGATATTCTTCATGAACTGGAAAGCCAGGTAGAGCCTTTGAAAATTCAGGCTTCGATTGCGAAAGATTATCTGCAGCAGAAGGAAGAGCTGGAGAAAATAGAAGTTGCCCTTACAGTTTATGAAATAGAGGAACTGCATTCAAAATGGGAGCAGCTCTCACGTCAGCTTGAACAGCATACTGAAGATGAAATGAAGCTATCGGCAGTTATCCAGAATAAAGAAGCGAAAATGGAAGAGTTAAAGGATCATATAGCAGCAATCGATGAATCAGTAAATGATTTACAGGACGTACTCCTTCATGCCAGTGAAGAGCTGGAAAAACTGGAAGGCAGGAAAGAAGTCCTAAAAGAGCGAAAGAAAAATGCCAGCCAGAATAAAGACCAGCTTCATCGAAACATGGAAGAACTTTCTATGAAGATAACTGAGTTAAAAGAGCAGGAAGAAAAGCAGTCGGCTCTCAAAGGAAAAGTGAAGGCAGAAGCAGTTAAGCTTCAAAAAGCATTAAAGGAAAAGCAGGATCAGCTCAAACTCTTCAGTGAAAATACGGAAGAGAAAATTGAATCGCTGAAAAGTGATTATATTGAAGTGCTGAATAGCCAGGCGGCTTCAAGAAACGAACTGCAGAATATTGATCAGCAGCTGAACCAGCAGGGTCAGCGCAGTTCTAAGCTTGAGATGGATAACGAAAAGTATATTGCCGACCGCAAGAAAAACGAAGAGAAAAAGCAAAAGATACAATCAGACCTTGAAAGCCTGCAAAAGGAAATAGAGAGTCAGGTACATGTATTCCGAACAGAAGACCGCAAGCTTGAATCATTAAAGAATAATTATCAAAAGCAGGAAAAAACATTGTATCAGGCTTATCAGTATTTGCAGCAGGCAAAATCCAGGCAGGAAATGCTTGAAGAAATGGAAGAAGACTTTTCGGGCTTTTTCCAAGGTGTAAAGGAAGTATTGAAAGCGAGGGGCAGCAAGCTGCAGGGAATTGAAGGAGCCGTAGCGGAATTAATTCAGGTGCCAAAAGAGTACGAAACGGCGATTGAAACTGCTCTTGGCGGTGCCATGCAGCATATCATCGTACAGACTGAGCAGGATGGGAGAAGTGCCATCCAATTCCTGAAAAAGAATTCATACGGCAGAGCAACCTTCCTGCCGTTGAGCGTAGTGAAGGGGAAAAAGCTTAACAACGGGCAACTGCAATCGGTTCAAGGCCACCCCGCCTTTATTGGTGAAGCTGCTTCACTGATCCAGTTTGAAGGAAGGCATCAGTCCGCTATTGAAAACTTGCTTGGCAATGTGGTTATTTCCCGGGACCTTAAAGGAGCCAATGAACTGGCGAAGCTGCTTCAATACCGTGTGAGACTCGTTACAATTGATGGAGATGTGGTGAATCCCGGCGGATCCATGACCGGCGGAGCTGTGAAACAGAAAAGCACTTCAATCCTTTCACGTAAAGGTGAACTTGAAGAGCTGAAATCCCGAATTGTGGATATGGAATCCAAGACAGCTAATCTTGAAAAACAAGTGAAACTGCAAAAAAGCGAAATCCAAAAACAGGAAACACGAATTGAACAGCTTAGAAAAACAGGTGAAGAGCTTCGTTTGATGGAACAGAAGGTAAAAGGAGAGCTTCTAGAAGTAGAGTTTGAGGAGAAAAGCATTAATGAGCGCCTATCTCTTTATGATATGGACAAAGCACAGTTTTCGGAAGATAGAGAAAGACTGCTGATCAGAAAGAGTGAGCTGGCAGATCTATTGGAGCAGCAGCAAAAACAAATAGCTGATCTTGATAATGAGATTAAAGCGTTAACAGAAAGAAAAAACACCCAGCAGACGTCAAAGGAAACTGTGGTATATGAAATAAATGAGCTGAAAATCAGCTTCGCTTCCAAGAGTGAGCAGCTGAATCATGCTGAGGACAAGCTAGCCGCAATAAATTCAGAGCTTGCTGTTAACAGGGAAAAGCTGAAGACAGTAAAAGAAGATTTAGAACTGCTCTCATCCGAAATGACGAATAGCTCTTCAGGTGAGCAGCATCTGGAAGAGGCAGCACAGCAAAAATTAAAGGAAAAAAATGAAACGCTGGAATTAATTGCTTCAAGAAGGGATGAGCGCTTAAAGCTCCAAACATCTTTAGAGGACCTGGAACTTGAGGCAAAAGAATTAAAACGCCAGCATAAAGGTCTGGTAGAAGTTTTGAAAGATGAGGAAGTTAAGCAGAACCGGCTGGATGTTGAGCTGGAAAATAGGCTGAATCATTTAAGGGAAGAATATTTGCTGTCTTTTGAAGGTGCAAAGGAAGAATACCCGCTGCAGATTGAGATAGATGAAGCACGAAAAAAAGTAAAACTCATAAAGCTGGCAATCGAAGAGCTTGGGGCTGTAAACCTTGGAGCAATCGAAGAATATGACAGAGTATCTGAACGATATGAATTCCTGCTTGAACAAAAAACAGATCTTCAAGAAGCAAAAGATACGTTATTCCAGGTTATTGATGAAATGGATGTTGAAATGAAAAGGCGATTTGAAGAAACGTTTGCAGGGATCCGTTTTCATTTTGAGTCGGTTTTCCAATCTTTATTCGGTGGCGGCAGAGCCGATTTACGCTTGACTCAGCCTGATGACTTATTGAATACTGGTGTTGAAATTGTCGCACAGCCTCCAGGCAAGAAACTGCAGAACCTTGGATTATTATCGGGTGGAGAAAGGGCGCTTACAGCAATTGCCTTGCTATTTTCCATTTTGAAAGTCCGTCCTGTTCCATTCTGTATTCTCGATGAAGTAGAGGCAGCTCTGGATGAAGCGAACGTCCAAAGGTTCAGCCAATACTTAAAGAGATACAGCGACGAAACCCAGTTCATCGTTATCACCCACAGAAAAGGAACAATGGAAGAAGCGGATGTCCTCTACGGTGTAACCATGCAGGAATCCGGTGTTTCCAAACTGGTATCTGTACGTCTGGAAGAAACCAGAGAATTAATTACTCAATAG
- the rnc gene encoding ribonuclease III: MRSNRDKERKSFRAIEKQFKEFQTEIAIHFENEKLLKQAFTHSSYVNEHRRKPYEDNERLEFLGDAVLELTVSKFLYLKYPMMSEGELTKLRAAVVCEPSLVSFAHELSFGSLVLLGKGEEMTGGRTRPALLADVFEAFIGALYLDKGLDTVVGFLEKVVFPKIDSGAFSHVMDFKSQLQELVQRDGAGAIEYKILQEKGPAHNREFVSTVSLNGKELGTGTGRSKKEAEQHAAQMALEVLKNHIK, encoded by the coding sequence ATGCGCAGCAATAGGGATAAGGAAAGAAAATCATTTCGCGCAATCGAAAAACAATTTAAAGAATTCCAAACGGAAATCGCAATTCATTTTGAAAATGAAAAATTATTAAAACAAGCTTTTACCCATTCATCTTATGTGAATGAGCATCGGAGAAAGCCCTATGAAGACAATGAAAGGCTGGAATTTTTGGGTGACGCTGTCCTTGAACTGACTGTTTCAAAGTTCCTTTACCTAAAATATCCTATGATGAGCGAGGGGGAATTAACAAAGCTGAGGGCTGCGGTTGTCTGCGAACCATCCCTGGTTTCATTTGCCCACGAATTGTCATTCGGCAGCCTTGTACTGCTTGGAAAAGGGGAGGAAATGACAGGAGGAAGAACCCGTCCGGCCCTGCTTGCAGACGTATTTGAAGCCTTTATAGGTGCACTATACCTTGATAAAGGATTAGATACGGTTGTCGGTTTTTTGGAAAAAGTTGTTTTTCCGAAGATTGATTCTGGTGCTTTTTCGCATGTGATGGATTTCAAGAGCCAGCTGCAGGAACTTGTGCAGCGGGATGGTGCAGGTGCAATTGAATATAAAATCCTTCAGGAAAAAGGACCTGCCCACAATCGTGAATTTGTTTCCACAGTTTCCCTAAACGGCAAGGAGCTTGGGACAGGCACTGGCCGATCAAAGAAAGAAGCGGAACAGCATGCAGCCCAAATGGCCCTTGAAGTATTGAAGAATCATATTAAGTGA
- a CDS encoding acyl carrier protein, whose protein sequence is MAEVLERVTKIIVDRLGVEESEVKLEASFKDDLGADSLDVVELVMELEDEFDMEISDDDAEKIATVGDAVNYIKASQ, encoded by the coding sequence ATGGCAGAAGTATTAGAACGTGTAACAAAGATCATCGTGGACCGTCTTGGTGTTGAAGAGTCTGAAGTAAAATTGGAAGCTTCTTTCAAAGATGATCTAGGTGCTGATTCCCTTGATGTAGTAGAATTAGTAATGGAATTAGAAGATGAGTTCGACATGGAAATTTCTGACGATGATGCTGAGAAAATCGCAACAGTCGGTGACGCTGTAAATTACATAAAGGCTAGCCAATAA
- the fabG gene encoding 3-oxoacyl-[acyl-carrier-protein] reductase — protein sequence MKLEGKAALVTGASRGIGREIALGLAKQGADIAVNYSGSETRANEVVDEIKALGRNAFAIQCDVSSSDSVANMVKETVEKFGKLDILVNNAGITKDNLIMRMKEDEWDDVININLKGVFLCTKAVTRQMMKQRSGRIINISSIVGVSGNPGQANYVAAKSGVIGLTKTSAKELATRGITVNAIAPGFITTDMTDKLNEDVKEQMLKQIPLARFGDPADIANVAVFLASEDSRYMTGQTLHVDGGMVM from the coding sequence ATGAAGCTAGAGGGAAAAGCCGCTTTAGTAACGGGAGCTTCCCGGGGAATCGGAAGAGAAATCGCTTTGGGTCTTGCTAAGCAAGGTGCAGATATCGCGGTTAACTATTCCGGAAGTGAGACAAGGGCGAACGAAGTAGTTGATGAAATAAAAGCATTAGGCAGAAATGCATTTGCTATCCAATGCGATGTGTCCAGCAGTGATTCTGTGGCAAACATGGTAAAAGAAACAGTAGAAAAGTTTGGCAAGCTTGATATTCTGGTTAATAATGCTGGAATTACGAAGGATAACCTGATTATGAGAATGAAGGAAGACGAATGGGATGATGTAATTAACATCAACCTGAAAGGTGTGTTCCTTTGTACAAAAGCTGTTACAAGGCAGATGATGAAACAGCGCAGCGGCCGCATTATCAATATTTCATCCATCGTTGGAGTCAGCGGCAATCCTGGCCAGGCTAACTACGTCGCTGCCAAATCAGGTGTTATTGGCCTGACAAAGACCTCTGCAAAGGAACTTGCAACAAGAGGCATAACGGTCAATGCCATTGCACCAGGTTTTATCACAACTGATATGACCGATAAGCTGAACGAGGATGTAAAAGAGCAGATGCTTAAGCAAATTCCTTTGGCGCGTTTTGGCGACCCTGCAGATATTGCGAATGTGGCAGTGTTTCTTGCTTCAGAGGACAGCCGCTATATGACAGGACAAACCCTTCATGTTGATGGCGGTATGGTCATGTAG
- the fabD gene encoding ACP S-malonyltransferase: MGKIAFLFPGQGSQAAGMGKALAEQDEKVKSFFESADQKLGFSLSELIFEGPQEKLTLTTNAQPALLTTSIAILDYFKRSGVTPDFVAGHSLGEYTALVAAEAISFEDGVYAVRKRGEFMEEAVPNGEGTMAAVLGLDRDKLTAVTEEVTSGGNPVQLANLNCPGQIVISGSRAGVELASAKAKEEGAKRVLPLEVSGPFHSELMKPAAEKFRQILDEIEIKDAAVPVIANVTASEMTSASEINSRLIEQLYSPVLWEDSIRKMIELGVDTFIEIGPGKVLSGLVKKVDRSLKTYAVSDAESCQAVTESLKEELK; the protein is encoded by the coding sequence ATGGGTAAAATCGCCTTTTTATTTCCTGGGCAGGGATCGCAGGCTGCAGGAATGGGAAAAGCACTAGCCGAACAGGATGAAAAAGTAAAATCATTTTTCGAAAGTGCTGATCAAAAACTTGGCTTTTCACTATCAGAACTTATTTTTGAAGGGCCTCAGGAAAAGTTGACGCTAACAACAAATGCCCAGCCGGCATTGTTGACTACTAGCATTGCCATCCTCGATTACTTTAAAAGATCGGGTGTAACACCTGATTTTGTTGCTGGCCACAGCCTTGGAGAATATACTGCACTCGTTGCAGCTGAAGCTATATCCTTTGAGGACGGTGTTTATGCAGTCCGTAAAAGAGGAGAGTTCATGGAAGAAGCAGTTCCTAATGGCGAGGGAACAATGGCAGCGGTACTGGGACTTGACAGGGACAAGCTTACTGCAGTCACAGAAGAGGTTACTTCAGGCGGCAATCCGGTTCAGCTCGCAAATTTAAACTGTCCCGGACAGATTGTGATTTCAGGTTCAAGGGCAGGTGTTGAACTAGCTTCAGCAAAGGCTAAAGAAGAAGGTGCCAAGCGTGTGCTTCCACTGGAAGTAAGCGGTCCTTTCCATTCTGAATTAATGAAGCCTGCTGCGGAGAAGTTCAGGCAAATCCTGGACGAGATTGAAATCAAAGATGCAGCTGTTCCTGTCATTGCAAATGTAACGGCTTCTGAAATGACTTCCGCTTCAGAAATAAACAGCAGATTGATTGAACAGCTGTATTCTCCTGTGCTCTGGGAGGATTCAATCCGCAAAATGATAGAGCTTGGAGTAGATACATTTATTGAAATAGGACCTGGAAAAGTACTGTCAGGCTTAGTGAAAAAGGTAGATCGTTCCCTTAAAACTTATGCCGTGTCCGATGCTGAATCCTGCCAGGCAGTTACAGAATCCTTGAAGGAGGAATTGAAATGA
- the plsX gene encoding phosphate acyltransferase PlsX, translating into MKISIDAMGGDNAPKEIVLGAMKAAAEFKDIYITLVGDESKIKEYLTSNERIEILHTDEVILPDDEPVRAVRRKKNASMVLAAQLVSDGKADACISAGNTGALMAAGLFVVGRIDGIERPALSPTLPTIGGEGFLLLDVGANVDAKPEHLLQYAIMGSIYTEKVRGVSNPRVGLLNIGTEEKKGNELAKNTFDLLKNADINFIGNVEARDLLEGAADVVVTDGFTGNMVLKTIEGTALSVFKMLKTALTSSFKTKLAAAALKPDLYQLKSKMDYSEYGGAGLFGLKAPVIKAHGSSDATAIFSAVRQTRNMVENNVAQTIKEAVEKEAEKTAIK; encoded by the coding sequence ATGAAAATTTCCATAGACGCAATGGGAGGCGACAATGCACCAAAGGAAATTGTCCTTGGCGCAATGAAAGCTGCTGCAGAGTTTAAGGATATATACATTACCCTTGTTGGCGATGAGTCAAAAATAAAGGAATACCTTACGTCAAACGAGCGTATTGAAATTTTACATACAGATGAAGTCATCTTGCCGGATGATGAACCAGTGAGAGCTGTACGCAGAAAGAAAAATGCATCAATGGTGCTTGCAGCACAGCTTGTCTCAGACGGTAAAGCGGATGCATGCATTTCTGCAGGAAACACGGGTGCTCTTATGGCAGCTGGCCTTTTTGTGGTAGGAAGGATTGATGGCATAGAACGCCCGGCATTATCACCTACGCTTCCAACGATAGGCGGGGAAGGGTTCCTATTGCTGGATGTAGGGGCGAATGTAGACGCGAAACCTGAGCATCTTCTTCAATATGCGATTATGGGATCCATATATACAGAAAAGGTCCGGGGTGTTTCCAATCCGAGAGTGGGCCTTCTAAATATCGGAACTGAAGAGAAAAAAGGCAATGAGCTGGCGAAAAATACATTTGACCTTCTGAAGAATGCTGATATCAATTTCATCGGCAATGTAGAAGCGCGCGATTTGCTTGAGGGAGCTGCAGATGTTGTAGTGACAGATGGCTTTACCGGCAATATGGTGCTAAAGACAATTGAGGGTACTGCTCTATCTGTATTTAAAATGCTAAAAACAGCTCTGACCAGCAGCTTTAAAACGAAATTGGCCGCCGCCGCCTTAAAGCCTGATTTATACCAGCTTAAATCCAAGATGGATTATTCGGAATACGGCGGTGCTGGATTATTTGGATTAAAGGCGCCGGTTATTAAGGCTCATGGTTCATCAGATGCAACAGCTATATTCAGTGCAGTCCGGCAGACCAGGAATATGGTAGAAAACAATGTCGCTCAAACTATTAAGGAAGCAGTTGAAAAAGAAGCAGAAAAAACAGCCATTAAATAA
- the fapR gene encoding transcription factor FapR, with protein sequence MKRNKKERQHLLTDTIKENPFVTDEELAEKFSVSVQTIRLDRLELSIPELRERIKHVAEKTFEDEVRSLPIEEIIGEIIDIELDKTALSIFDVKNEHVFKRNGIARGHHLFAQANSLAVAVINDELALTAKANIQFTRPVRLSERVIAKAKVLTIDIDSGRTIVEVNSFVNNEQVFKGEFDMFRKK encoded by the coding sequence ATGAAAAGAAATAAAAAAGAACGCCAGCATTTATTAACGGACACAATAAAAGAAAATCCATTTGTCACGGACGAGGAACTTGCTGAAAAGTTCTCTGTAAGCGTCCAGACTATCAGGCTCGACCGCTTGGAATTATCTATTCCGGAATTGCGGGAGCGAATCAAGCATGTTGCTGAAAAAACTTTCGAGGATGAAGTCCGATCTTTACCCATAGAAGAAATAATCGGTGAAATAATAGATATAGAATTGGATAAAACTGCATTATCCATTTTTGATGTAAAAAATGAACATGTTTTCAAGCGAAATGGAATAGCCCGGGGTCATCACTTGTTTGCACAAGCCAACTCACTGGCGGTTGCTGTTATAAATGATGAACTGGCATTGACTGCAAAAGCCAATATTCAATTTACAAGGCCAGTGCGATTAAGTGAACGTGTAATAGCAAAAGCCAAGGTCCTTACAATTGATATTGACAGCGGAAGGACGATTGTTGAAGTCAATAGCTTTGTGAATAACGAACAGGTATTTAAGGGCGAATTCGATATGTTCAGAAAAAAATAA
- the recG gene encoding ATP-dependent DNA helicase RecG: MNPNYNQSVTAVKGIGEETAVSLAEMNIVSVKDLLEYFPYRYEDYRLKDLEEIKHDERVTVEGKVHSEPSLSYYGRKRSRLTVRVLVGRYLIQVVMFNQPYLKNKITLNETVTVTGKWDQHRQIITANELKIGNASNNKDFEPVYAVKGNISVKGIRRYIKLAFSQYGNEISETLPEKYLLQYRLLNRRDAMRSLHFPANDQELKQGRRRFVYEEFFYFQLKMQALRKIEREHSKGIAQAYDLSGLMEFIDSLPFALTSAQKRVVNEILSDMKSPYRMNRLLQGDVGSGKTAVAAIALFASRTADFQGALMVPTEILAEQHAESLKTMLEPFGLRCELLTSSVKGKRRREILQHLKDGEIDVLIGTHALIQEEVEFNKLGLVITDEQHRFGVGQRRILREKGENPDVLFMTATPIPRTLAITVFGEMDVSIIDEMPAGRKAIETYWAKPEMLDRVLGFMEKELSAGQQVYVICPLIEESDKLDVQNAIDVHAAMMHHFHGRYDVGLMHGRLHPEEKENVMKAFSRNETQILVSTTVVEVGVNVPNATMMVIYDAERFGLAQLHQLRGRVGRGDKQSYCVLLADPKSEVGKERMKIMTETNDGFALSEKDLELRGPGDFFGKKQSGLPEFKVADMVHDYRALETARNDAASLVESHEFWHSDEYLPLRHYLKETGVLEGEKLD; the protein is encoded by the coding sequence GTGAATCCAAATTATAACCAGTCTGTTACAGCTGTTAAAGGCATTGGAGAGGAAACAGCAGTATCACTTGCAGAAATGAACATAGTCTCTGTAAAAGATTTGCTTGAATATTTTCCATATAGATATGAGGATTACAGGCTCAAGGACCTGGAAGAGATTAAGCATGATGAAAGAGTAACTGTGGAAGGAAAGGTGCACAGTGAACCTTCACTCTCCTATTATGGAAGGAAACGGTCCAGGCTGACTGTGAGAGTTCTTGTAGGCAGATATCTGATACAAGTGGTCATGTTTAATCAGCCATATTTAAAGAACAAAATTACATTGAACGAAACTGTTACAGTGACAGGCAAATGGGACCAGCACCGCCAGATCATTACAGCCAATGAATTAAAAATAGGAAATGCCTCCAATAACAAGGATTTTGAGCCGGTATACGCTGTGAAAGGAAATATCTCTGTCAAGGGAATCAGACGTTATATTAAACTGGCTTTTTCACAGTATGGGAATGAGATATCAGAAACTTTGCCAGAAAAATATCTTTTGCAATATAGGCTTTTAAATAGGCGAGATGCTATGAGATCGCTTCATTTTCCTGCCAATGATCAGGAACTTAAACAGGGGAGAAGACGTTTTGTTTATGAAGAATTCTTCTATTTTCAATTAAAAATGCAGGCACTGAGAAAGATTGAAAGAGAGCACTCTAAAGGGATTGCGCAAGCTTATGATCTTTCGGGGCTGATGGAATTTATAGACTCCCTGCCATTTGCATTAACCAGCGCGCAGAAAAGGGTAGTTAATGAGATCCTGTCTGATATGAAATCGCCTTATCGGATGAACAGGCTGCTGCAGGGGGATGTTGGTTCCGGCAAAACGGCTGTTGCGGCGATCGCCCTCTTTGCCAGCAGGACAGCAGATTTCCAGGGAGCTTTAATGGTTCCGACCGAAATCCTGGCAGAGCAGCATGCGGAATCTTTAAAGACGATGCTTGAGCCATTTGGCTTGCGATGTGAACTCCTGACAAGCTCCGTCAAAGGAAAGCGCAGAAGAGAAATTCTTCAGCATCTAAAGGATGGAGAAATTGATGTTCTTATAGGCACACATGCACTTATCCAGGAAGAAGTGGAATTTAATAAACTGGGACTTGTTATTACTGATGAACAGCATAGATTTGGTGTCGGACAGCGGCGGATCCTCAGGGAAAAAGGCGAAAATCCAGATGTTCTGTTCATGACTGCCACGCCAATCCCGAGAACATTGGCCATTACTGTTTTTGGAGAAATGGATGTTTCCATCATAGATGAAATGCCGGCAGGACGAAAAGCGATTGAAACCTATTGGGCAAAACCTGAAATGCTTGATAGGGTACTTGGCTTTATGGAAAAGGAGCTTTCAGCAGGCCAGCAAGTATATGTGATCTGTCCTCTTATTGAGGAGTCGGACAAACTGGATGTTCAAAACGCTATAGATGTCCATGCAGCAATGATGCATCATTTTCATGGCCGCTATGATGTCGGTCTCATGCATGGCAGGCTTCATCCAGAAGAAAAAGAAAATGTAATGAAGGCTTTTAGCCGAAATGAAACTCAAATTCTTGTATCTACTACGGTTGTCGAGGTGGGTGTAAATGTCCCAAATGCAACGATGATGGTGATCTATGATGCAGAGCGTTTTGGACTTGCACAGCTGCACCAATTAAGGGGCAGGGTAGGAAGAGGAGATAAACAATCTTATTGTGTCCTTTTAGCTGACCCCAAATCGGAAGTTGGAAAAGAACGCATGAAAATCATGACAGAAACCAATGACGGATTCGCTTTAAGTGAAAAGGACCTGGAGCTGAGAGGTCCAGGGGACTTTTTCGGAAAAAAACAAAGCGGGCTCCCGGAATTTAAAGTCGCCGATATGGTCCATGATTACCGCGCTCTCGAAACCGCCCGAAACGATGCAGCTTCTCTTGTAGAATCCCATGAATTCTGGCATTCAGATGAGTACCTGCCTTTGAGACATTATTTAAAGGAAACAGGAGTGCTGGAAGGGGAAAAACTGGACTAG